One genomic region from Streptomyces sp. NBC_00582 encodes:
- a CDS encoding DUF4349 domain-containing protein, whose protein sequence is MHARRSVRPVHALAGILLAAALALTGCSGASDSGGDGASLADKAAAGGAEVQSDAKEGAGASGSQASPAPKITANRIIRTASLAVRVKDVPKALDEARTTTESAGGYVGNESTSRDEDGTERTRVVLRVPVERYDDVLAELQGAGELLERTAKAQDVTDQVVDVDSRIKTQRASVARVRDLMDRATKLSDVVTLEGELSSREADLEALLAQQASLKDRTSLATITLSLSEKPAPKAAAADDDPGFLDALAGGWGAFVTLLRWIAVVFGAVLPFLVVAVVLVVAWLRLARPRRRTRGTLPAADPAAGVGAGAGTGPADGPERD, encoded by the coding sequence ATGCACGCACGACGTTCCGTACGGCCGGTCCACGCGCTGGCCGGCATCCTGCTGGCCGCCGCGCTCGCGCTCACCGGCTGCAGTGGCGCGAGCGACTCGGGAGGCGACGGCGCGAGCCTCGCCGACAAGGCGGCGGCCGGCGGGGCCGAGGTCCAGTCGGATGCCAAGGAGGGCGCGGGGGCGAGCGGTTCGCAGGCCTCGCCCGCGCCGAAGATCACCGCGAACCGGATCATCCGCACCGCCTCGCTGGCCGTACGGGTCAAGGACGTCCCGAAGGCCCTCGACGAGGCCCGTACGACCACCGAGAGCGCGGGCGGTTACGTCGGGAACGAGTCCACGAGCCGGGACGAGGACGGCACCGAGCGCACCCGGGTGGTGCTGCGGGTGCCCGTCGAGCGGTACGACGACGTCCTCGCCGAGCTCCAGGGCGCGGGCGAGCTGCTGGAGCGCACGGCGAAGGCGCAGGACGTCACCGACCAGGTTGTCGACGTCGACAGCCGCATCAAGACGCAGCGGGCCAGTGTCGCGCGGGTCCGTGACCTCATGGACCGGGCCACGAAACTCAGTGACGTGGTCACGCTGGAGGGTGAACTGAGCAGCCGTGAGGCCGATCTGGAGGCGCTGCTCGCCCAGCAGGCGTCGCTGAAGGACCGCACCAGCCTGGCGACGATCACGCTGAGCCTGTCGGAGAAGCCGGCCCCGAAGGCCGCAGCCGCCGACGACGACCCGGGGTTCCTGGACGCGCTGGCGGGCGGTTGGGGCGCGTTCGTGACCCTGCTGCGCTGGATCGCCGTCGTCTTCGGCGCGGTGCTGCCGTTCCTCGTGGTGGCCGTGGTGCTCGTGGTGGCCTGGCTGCGGCTGGCGCGCCCGCGCCGCCGGACGAGGGGCACCCTGCCCGCAGCGGACCCGGCGGCCGGCGTGGGCGCGGGGGCCGGAACCGGCCCGGCGGACGGCCCCGAGCGGGACTGA
- a CDS encoding FAD-dependent oxidoreductase, whose protein sequence is MSMPARERLVVIGGDAAGMSAASQARRLKGPGELEIVAFERGHFTSYSACGIPYWVGGDVTDRDDLIARTPEEHRARDIDLRLRTEVVEIDVPGRRVRARDVDSGAESWTSYDKLVIATGARPVRPDLPGVDAPGVHGVQTLDDGQALLDTLARARGKRAVVVGAGYIGVEMAEALITRGYEVTVVNRGSEPMSTLDPDMGRLVHTAMEGLGIAMVNDAEVTELPTDADGRVRAVVTKDAEYPADVVVLGIGVRPETTLAAAAGLPLGAHGGLLTDLAMRVRGHRDIWAGGDCVEVLDLVSGQERHIALGTHANKHGQVIGTNAGGGYATFPGVVGTAVSKVCDLEIARTGLREKDARRVGLQYETVTVESTSRAGYYPGASPMTVKMLAERRTGRLLGVQIVGREGAAKRVDIAAVALTAGMTVERMTALDLGYAPPFSPVWDPVLVAARKAATKVRATP, encoded by the coding sequence ATGAGCATGCCTGCACGGGAACGACTGGTCGTGATCGGCGGGGACGCCGCGGGCATGTCCGCGGCGTCCCAGGCCCGCCGCCTCAAGGGGCCCGGGGAACTGGAGATCGTCGCCTTCGAGCGCGGCCACTTCACGTCCTACTCCGCGTGCGGCATCCCGTACTGGGTGGGCGGCGACGTCACCGACCGGGACGACCTGATCGCCCGCACCCCCGAGGAGCACCGCGCGCGCGACATCGATCTGCGGCTGCGCACCGAGGTCGTGGAGATCGACGTGCCCGGACGGCGGGTACGCGCGCGTGACGTCGATTCCGGGGCGGAGTCCTGGACGTCGTACGACAAACTCGTGATCGCGACGGGAGCGCGCCCGGTCCGCCCGGATCTGCCGGGCGTGGACGCGCCGGGCGTACACGGGGTGCAGACCCTCGACGACGGTCAGGCCCTGCTGGACACGCTGGCCCGCGCGCGGGGGAAGCGGGCCGTGGTCGTCGGGGCGGGCTACATCGGCGTGGAGATGGCCGAGGCGCTCATCACCCGCGGCTACGAGGTGACCGTCGTCAACCGGGGCAGCGAACCGATGTCGACCCTGGACCCGGACATGGGCCGCCTGGTCCACACGGCGATGGAGGGCCTCGGCATCGCCATGGTCAACGACGCCGAGGTCACCGAACTGCCCACCGACGCGGACGGCCGGGTGCGGGCGGTGGTCACGAAGGACGCCGAGTACCCGGCGGACGTGGTCGTCCTGGGCATCGGGGTCCGCCCCGAGACCACCCTGGCCGCGGCCGCCGGGCTGCCCCTCGGGGCGCACGGCGGGCTCCTCACCGATCTGGCGATGCGGGTGCGCGGCCACCGGGACATCTGGGCGGGCGGCGACTGCGTGGAGGTCCTCGACCTGGTCTCCGGCCAGGAGCGCCACATCGCCCTGGGCACCCACGCCAACAAGCACGGCCAGGTCATCGGCACCAACGCCGGCGGCGGCTACGCCACGTTCCCGGGTGTCGTCGGCACCGCCGTGAGCAAGGTCTGCGACCTGGAGATCGCCCGCACGGGCCTGCGCGAGAAGGACGCGCGCAGGGTCGGCCTCCAGTACGAGACGGTCACCGTGGAGTCCACCAGCCGGGCCGGCTACTACCCCGGCGCCTCCCCTATGACGGTCAAGATGCTCGCCGAACGCCGCACCGGCCGGCTCCTCGGCGTCCAGATCGTCGGCCGGGAGGGCGCGGCGAAACGCGTCGACATCGCGGCGGTGGCGCTGACGGCGGGCATGACGGTGGAACGGATGACGGCACTGGACCTGGGCTACGCCCCACCGTTCAGCCCGGTCTGGGACCCGGTCCTGGTGGCGGCCCGAAAGGCTGCGACCAAGGTGCGCGCGACCCCCTAG